Proteins found in one Paenibacillus borealis genomic segment:
- a CDS encoding MinD/ParA family protein — translation MMDQAQSLRRLVSSQDSKQVSGSGVSARIITVCSGKGGVGKSNFTLNFALALKSMGRRVLLFDADIGMANIDVLMGVSAKYNLYHLLKREADIGQIIQLGPESLPFIAGGSGMDELFSLSEADLDYFTTQIAQIADTMDFILFDTGAGLSKETMKFITSADDCLVVTTPEPTAITDAYALMKVVHNSHPEVTFRLIVNQAGDEREARVTSDKIRMAASRFLQLELPFLGYISSDAHVVQAVKKQIPFSVAFPNSIAAKDVHRLALSYLAVDSVETAKVQGIKGFISKWLKRNK, via the coding sequence GTGATGGATCAGGCGCAATCCTTAAGACGGTTAGTATCCAGCCAGGACTCCAAGCAGGTCTCCGGCAGCGGAGTCTCCGCCCGGATCATTACCGTATGCAGCGGAAAGGGGGGCGTCGGGAAATCGAATTTCACCCTTAACTTTGCACTCGCACTGAAATCCATGGGACGGAGAGTTCTTTTGTTCGATGCCGATATTGGCATGGCCAACATCGACGTGCTTATGGGTGTGTCAGCGAAATACAATCTGTACCATCTGCTTAAGCGGGAAGCCGACATCGGACAGATCATTCAACTCGGTCCGGAATCCTTACCATTTATCGCAGGCGGTTCCGGAATGGATGAGCTGTTCTCACTCTCGGAAGCTGATCTGGATTACTTTACCACTCAGATTGCGCAAATTGCCGATACGATGGACTTTATACTTTTTGACACAGGGGCTGGACTGTCTAAGGAAACGATGAAGTTTATCACTTCTGCCGATGACTGTCTGGTTGTCACGACACCTGAGCCTACCGCCATTACGGATGCGTACGCGCTGATGAAAGTAGTTCATAATTCGCATCCGGAGGTTACCTTCAGGCTGATTGTCAATCAGGCGGGGGATGAGCGGGAAGCAAGAGTGACCAGTGATAAAATCCGCATGGCCGCCAGCCGGTTTCTGCAGCTTGAACTCCCGTTTCTGGGTTATATAAGCAGTGATGCACATGTAGTTCAGGCAGTAAAGAAACAAATTCCATTCTCAGTGGCTTTTCCGAACAGTATAGCAGCCAAGGATGTGCACCGGCTAGCGCTGAGCTATCTGGCTGTTGATTCAGTAGAAACCGCTAAAGTACAAGGCATCAAGGGGTTCATCAGCAAGTGGTTGAAACGAAACAAATAA
- the cheB gene encoding protein-glutamate methylesterase/protein-glutamine glutaminase, which translates to MRPYKVLVVDDSAFMRKIISDLIENDADYQVTATASNGREAIEKVNELRPDLVTMDVEMPEMNGLEALKIIMAQRPLPVIMLSGINEEGMKETILALEWGAFDFIRKPSISNSQDIIAVGESLREQMKEAMLAREQREARASAYKTPDLPPADQPVLPAPSPAPRTVIEPVKRKIEPLKKETDSLRKPVQGTLKPKGNAPLELPADKNPQVKSPVSEVPKRLVKPAAAVPKPASERFRSRIQGDSGAAIPDLRSAAAETAAGGFFEPPAAQANAVSGSRGLRKLVAVGCSTGGPRALKAFLENIPGDFPAPIVIVQHMPPNFTKSLAQRLNTFSALDVAEAEHGMVLRQGAAYIAPGGYHLKVAPAAGGQYVIELTKEEARNGHRPSVDTLFESVLQLTSLERHAVIMTGMGSDGARMMKALYDSGVTSTFAESEETCVVYGMPRSAVELQCVKHILPLQDIAPRLVQAVK; encoded by the coding sequence ATGAGGCCATATAAGGTTTTGGTTGTGGATGATTCCGCTTTTATGCGTAAAATCATATCCGATTTAATTGAAAACGATGCTGATTATCAGGTAACAGCAACGGCTTCCAACGGCCGTGAAGCTATCGAGAAAGTGAATGAGCTTCGTCCGGATCTGGTGACCATGGATGTGGAAATGCCGGAAATGAATGGTCTGGAGGCGCTGAAAATAATAATGGCCCAGCGTCCGCTTCCAGTCATTATGCTGTCAGGTATTAATGAAGAGGGGATGAAAGAAACAATTCTGGCGTTGGAATGGGGGGCTTTCGATTTCATCCGAAAGCCGTCCATTTCAAACTCCCAGGATATTATCGCAGTCGGGGAATCTCTCCGTGAGCAGATGAAAGAAGCCATGCTGGCCCGCGAACAGCGTGAAGCAAGGGCTTCTGCTTACAAGACTCCGGATCTGCCTCCTGCTGATCAGCCAGTTCTGCCGGCGCCGTCTCCTGCTCCGCGAACGGTCATAGAACCAGTGAAACGGAAGATTGAGCCGCTCAAGAAGGAAACGGACTCCCTGCGCAAGCCGGTCCAGGGGACACTGAAGCCGAAGGGCAATGCGCCTCTGGAGCTCCCGGCAGACAAGAATCCGCAAGTGAAGAGCCCCGTCAGTGAAGTTCCGAAGCGGCTGGTTAAGCCGGCTGCGGCAGTGCCTAAACCCGCTTCCGAACGCTTTAGAAGCCGGATCCAAGGGGACTCCGGAGCAGCCATTCCGGATCTGCGGTCTGCTGCCGCTGAAACGGCTGCAGGAGGTTTCTTTGAGCCTCCTGCGGCACAGGCAAATGCGGTAAGCGGAAGCAGGGGCCTGCGCAAGCTGGTTGCTGTAGGATGCTCAACTGGCGGTCCCAGAGCGCTTAAGGCGTTCCTGGAGAATATCCCCGGTGATTTCCCGGCACCGATTGTCATTGTTCAGCATATGCCGCCTAATTTCACCAAATCGCTGGCCCAGCGGCTGAATACCTTCAGCGCGCTTGACGTTGCTGAAGCGGAGCATGGCATGGTCCTGCGGCAGGGGGCTGCGTATATAGCTCCCGGCGGTTATCATCTGAAGGTTGCTCCGGCAGCCGGCGGTCAATATGTGATTGAGCTTACCAAAGAAGAAGCCCGCAACGGCCATCGGCCTTCTGTAGATACACTGTTTGAATCGGTACTGCAGCTTACCTCGCTTGAACGTCATGCGGTCATTATGACCGGGATGGGCAGCGACGGGGCCCGTATGATGAAGGCACTCTATGACTCGGGTGTGACGTCAACCTTTGCCGAGAGTGAAGAGACCTGTGTCGTTTATGGAATGCCACGGTCTGCAGTGGAGCTACAGTGCGTGAAACATATCCTGCCTTTGCAAGACATTGCTCCAAGGCTGGTGCAAGCCGTTAAATAA
- a CDS encoding chemotaxis protein CheD, giving the protein MIEEQSIIKVGMADLNIGSQDSLIRTTGLGSCVGLTLFDPGKRLAGMAHVMLPSSDIAREGQMNIAKFADTAVPELLSRLLALGAVRSRIVAKMAGGSQMFAFAGGSDTMRIGPRNVESCKLALDALNIPLIAEDTGGNYGRTIEIACNTGVLFIRSVQKGPKEI; this is encoded by the coding sequence ATGATTGAAGAACAGAGCATTATTAAAGTAGGCATGGCGGATCTTAACATAGGCAGCCAGGACAGTCTTATCCGTACGACCGGTCTTGGTTCCTGTGTTGGCCTGACACTGTTTGATCCCGGCAAAAGACTTGCGGGCATGGCACATGTCATGCTGCCCTCGTCGGATATTGCCCGGGAAGGACAGATGAATATTGCCAAGTTTGCCGATACCGCTGTGCCTGAGCTTTTATCCCGCCTGCTGGCGCTAGGGGCGGTCCGGAGCCGGATTGTGGCCAAGATGGCCGGAGGCTCGCAGATGTTCGCATTTGCCGGGGGGAGTGACACCATGAGGATCGGGCCTCGTAATGTGGAATCCTGCAAACTAGCATTGGACGCATTGAACATTCCGCTGATCGCGGAGGACACGGGTGGCAATTATGGACGTACGATAGAAATCGCCTGCAATACCGGGGTGCTCTTTATCCGCAGCGTTCAAAAAGGCCCGAAGGAAATATAG
- a CDS encoding chemotaxis protein CheW, producing MAEDIKVIVFKLGTEEYGIEVEKVQTIERMMPITRVPKTYSFIKGVINLRGVVIPVIDLRGRFSIEEAEHTDQTRIIIVNVNEMEVGFIVDSANDVIDLNRDIIDIPPDVVGGIKAKYLDGVAKIGEDRLLIMLNLSEVLNKGEIVQLESLEG from the coding sequence ATGGCTGAAGATATCAAAGTCATAGTATTTAAGCTTGGCACTGAAGAATACGGCATTGAAGTGGAGAAAGTCCAGACCATCGAGCGCATGATGCCGATAACCCGCGTACCCAAGACCTATTCGTTTATCAAAGGTGTAATCAATCTGCGCGGTGTAGTCATCCCCGTCATTGATCTGCGCGGCCGTTTCAGCATTGAGGAAGCAGAGCATACAGACCAGACCCGGATCATTATAGTGAATGTGAATGAGATGGAAGTCGGCTTCATCGTCGATTCAGCGAATGATGTTATTGATTTGAACCGTGACATTATTGATATACCACCGGATGTTGTGGGCGGGATCAAAGCGAAGTATCTGGACGGGGTGGCCAAAATTGGAGAAGACCGTCTGTTGATAATGCTCAACTTGTCCGAGGTGCTTAACAAGGGCGAAATCGTGCAACTGGAAAGCCTGGAGGGCTAG
- a CDS encoding chemotaxis protein CheC encodes MDVLKEVGNIGAGNAATALSQLLNKPIDMAVPKVQLLSFEEITDKVGGAEELVYAVFLRVEGEAPGNLFFILSPEAATNLLSRIAGIEISGGEELSEMELSALSEIGNILAGSYLSSLADFTSLSMYPTVPALAMDMAGAILGYGLLQFGQMGDDALLIDTTFLEGQNEIEGQFFLIPDPESFPKIFKALGVPFDND; translated from the coding sequence ATGGATGTGCTGAAAGAAGTCGGGAATATTGGAGCCGGCAACGCCGCCACCGCGTTATCGCAGCTGCTCAATAAGCCGATTGATATGGCTGTACCTAAGGTACAGCTCCTCAGCTTTGAGGAGATTACCGATAAGGTCGGCGGAGCTGAGGAATTGGTTTATGCAGTTTTCCTGCGTGTTGAAGGTGAAGCTCCGGGCAACCTGTTCTTCATTCTCTCTCCGGAAGCAGCGACCAACCTGCTCAGCCGGATTGCCGGAATTGAGATTTCAGGCGGTGAAGAGCTCAGTGAAATGGAGTTATCCGCATTGAGCGAAATCGGCAATATCCTTGCCGGCTCCTACCTCTCCTCGCTGGCTGACTTTACCTCACTCTCCATGTATCCGACGGTACCGGCGCTTGCTATGGATATGGCCGGGGCAATTCTTGGATACGGGCTGCTGCAGTTCGGTCAGATGGGTGATGATGCGCTGCTGATCGATACGACGTTTCTGGAAGGCCAAAATGAGATTGAAGGGCAATTTTTCCTTATTCCCGATCCCGAATCATTCCCCAAAATATTCAAGGCATTAGGAGTACCGTTTGATAATGATTGA
- a CDS encoding chemotaxis protein CheA — protein sequence MDMNQYLSMFIDESNDHLQSLNESMMGLEANPEDLSIVQVIFRSAHTLKGMAATMGFEDLASLTHQMENVLDLVRNNKLRMQDFIFDTLFKSIDALESMVEDITGGGEGKADVSAIVSSLQAIVRGEVPAAGGAAAEVTAAAAGNAADAQVYLDEFQYSVLEQSLQEGHQVLYVDVAIRKDCQLKAVRAYMVFDLLERSGEVVKSFPSVQDIEQEKFDYGFSLYYITQKDAGEIQKMILNLSEIDTVTAVALDQESLRQMGQESVAATAEAPAPAPALEAAPAASNASPAASAHGREENKAAPARAGGAPSPSRTIRVDIERLDVLMNLFSELLIDRVRLEQLASEVQNGDLTETVEHMGRVSGDLQNIVMKLRMVPVDTVFNRFPRMVRDLAKSLDKKVDLIVTGADTELDRTVIDEIGDPLVHLLRNAVDHGVESIADRVAAGKPETGTVHLRAFHSGNHVFIEIEEDGRGIYPKKILGSAVKKGAITQEQANAMSDDEAYQLLFAPGFSTAEVISDVSGRGVGLDVVKAKISSLGGNVTIYSTPGKGTNFSVQLPLTLSIIAAMLVRLGSEKYAIPLSSIVETGIVKQSQIRTIHGNKMLEFRGSHIPLVSLSKIFSIPDYDESTEEETEIVVVRKGERLVALAVQDFIGQNEIVIKNLGKYLPEVQGISGATILGDGQVALIIDPNAFIK from the coding sequence GTGGACATGAACCAATATTTATCCATGTTTATTGATGAGTCAAATGATCATCTGCAGTCATTGAACGAAAGCATGATGGGGCTGGAAGCAAATCCTGAAGATCTGAGTATTGTCCAGGTAATTTTCCGCTCTGCCCATACCTTGAAAGGTATGGCGGCTACAATGGGTTTTGAGGATTTGGCTTCGCTTACGCATCAAATGGAGAACGTGCTCGATCTGGTGCGTAACAATAAACTGCGGATGCAGGATTTCATTTTTGACACCCTGTTCAAGAGTATTGACGCTCTGGAATCCATGGTTGAGGATATCACAGGCGGAGGCGAGGGTAAGGCTGATGTTTCGGCAATCGTATCTTCCCTCCAGGCTATTGTCCGGGGCGAGGTACCCGCTGCCGGCGGAGCCGCTGCAGAAGTAACTGCTGCCGCTGCCGGGAATGCTGCCGATGCCCAGGTGTATCTGGATGAATTCCAGTACTCTGTGCTGGAGCAGTCGCTGCAGGAAGGCCATCAGGTGCTGTATGTTGATGTGGCCATCCGCAAAGACTGTCAGCTCAAAGCAGTGCGTGCATATATGGTCTTCGACCTTCTGGAGCGTTCAGGAGAAGTTGTCAAGTCCTTCCCTTCGGTTCAGGACATAGAGCAGGAGAAATTCGATTACGGTTTCTCCCTCTACTACATAACCCAAAAGGATGCCGGCGAAATTCAGAAGATGATCCTGAATTTGTCGGAGATCGATACGGTTACAGCCGTAGCGCTTGATCAGGAATCCTTGCGTCAGATGGGACAGGAGAGTGTTGCAGCTACCGCAGAAGCGCCTGCCCCTGCTCCGGCGTTAGAGGCCGCTCCTGCTGCCTCTAACGCTTCACCGGCTGCTTCCGCACATGGCAGGGAAGAGAACAAGGCCGCTCCGGCCAGAGCTGGCGGAGCGCCTTCGCCTTCCCGGACGATCCGCGTGGACATCGAGCGTCTGGATGTATTGATGAATCTGTTCAGTGAGCTGCTCATTGACCGCGTTCGTCTGGAGCAGCTGGCTTCCGAAGTGCAGAACGGGGACCTTACCGAAACGGTTGAACATATGGGCCGGGTCAGCGGGGATCTGCAGAACATAGTGATGAAGCTGCGCATGGTGCCGGTGGATACCGTATTTAACCGGTTCCCGCGGATGGTCCGCGATCTAGCCAAATCGCTTGACAAGAAAGTGGATCTGATCGTTACAGGCGCTGACACAGAGCTGGACCGTACTGTAATTGACGAGATTGGTGATCCGCTTGTGCATTTACTGCGTAATGCAGTAGACCACGGTGTTGAGTCCATAGCAGACCGTGTCGCTGCCGGCAAGCCGGAGACAGGGACCGTCCACCTCCGGGCTTTCCATAGCGGCAACCATGTCTTTATCGAGATTGAAGAGGACGGCAGAGGCATCTATCCGAAGAAGATTCTGGGGTCTGCTGTTAAGAAAGGTGCTATTACCCAGGAGCAGGCCAATGCGATGTCAGATGATGAAGCTTATCAGCTTCTGTTCGCTCCGGGCTTCAGTACTGCAGAGGTGATCTCCGACGTATCGGGCCGCGGGGTCGGACTGGATGTAGTAAAAGCAAAGATCTCATCATTGGGCGGGAACGTAACCATTTACTCTACACCGGGTAAAGGGACGAATTTCTCCGTTCAGCTTCCGCTGACCCTGTCGATTATCGCAGCCATGCTAGTCCGCCTGGGTTCAGAGAAATATGCAATTCCGCTGTCTTCCATAGTAGAAACAGGCATTGTGAAACAGTCTCAGATCCGTACCATTCACGGCAACAAAATGCTGGAATTCCGGGGCAGCCATATTCCGCTCGTATCACTTAGCAAGATCTTCTCAATTCCGGACTATGATGAAAGCACGGAAGAAGAGACAGAGATTGTGGTTGTACGCAAGGGAGAGCGCCTGGTTGCCCTGGCGGTTCAGGACTTTATCGGGCAGAACGAGATTGTAATCAAGAATCTCGGCAAGTATCTGCCTGAGGTTCAGGGGATTTCCGGAGCCACTATCCTTGGTGATGGACAAGTTGCACTTATTATTGATCCGAATGCTTTTATTAAATAA